Proteins found in one Paenibacillus borealis genomic segment:
- a CDS encoding tetratricopeptide repeat protein, producing the protein MDHNDYVKAAYRSILRSDFAEAITLFEAAIAASPDDAEVRYRCSITYARSGMLEKALEHAVAARKLDVSKPEYELHLQHLQALQLVQEAKRLLEDEAAVPANPYHPVTLLKQAVSLDPLYGDAYVWLAIAHSRMNEHLQAIAVLKEVMSLHPDDTGLRQLMKDLQKSLQKYIQ; encoded by the coding sequence ATGGATCATAACGACTATGTAAAAGCGGCATACCGCTCAATTCTGCGCAGTGACTTCGCTGAGGCGATTACTTTGTTCGAAGCGGCCATCGCAGCCAGTCCGGATGACGCTGAAGTAAGATACCGCTGCTCTATAACTTATGCACGCAGCGGCATGCTGGAGAAGGCGCTTGAACATGCAGTAGCTGCACGTAAACTGGATGTTTCCAAACCGGAGTACGAGCTGCATCTCCAGCATTTACAGGCACTGCAGCTCGTACAGGAAGCAAAAAGGCTGCTGGAGGATGAGGCGGCCGTACCGGCGAATCCATATCATCCGGTTACCTTGCTGAAACAAGCGGTATCGCTGGACCCCTTGTATGGGGATGCTTATGTATGGCTGGCTATTGCGCACAGCCGGATGAATGAACATCTGCAGGCGATAGCAGTATTGAAAGAAGTCATGTCGCTGCACCCGGATGATACCGGACTGCGCCAGCTGATGAAGGATCTGCAGAAATCACTGCAAAAATATATACAATAA
- a CDS encoding nucleotide pyrophosphohydrolase encodes MDKSLGDIQREVDAYISQFKEGYFSPLSMLARMSEEVGELAREVNHQFGEKPKKADEADNSIELELGDILFITVCFANSLGIDLTEAHNKVMHKFNTRDAGRWTPKNTD; translated from the coding sequence ATGGATAAAAGTCTTGGTGACATTCAGCGTGAGGTTGATGCTTATATCTCACAATTTAAAGAAGGTTATTTCAGCCCGCTGTCCATGCTGGCCCGGATGTCCGAGGAAGTCGGAGAGCTGGCAAGGGAAGTAAACCATCAGTTTGGCGAGAAACCGAAAAAAGCGGATGAAGCCGATAATTCGATCGAGCTGGAGCTGGGCGATATTCTCTTCATTACCGTTTGTTTCGCCAATTCCCTGGGCATAGATCTCACTGAAGCCCATAACAAGGTCATGCACAAGTTCAATACCCGCGATGCCGGGCGCTGGACGCCCAAAAACACCGATTAG
- a CDS encoding YitT family protein, giving the protein MKSSIKFSTISKTIAPIMLGAAIYAFGLLYFIVPNQLMEGGVTGITILLNYAFSIPIFLTTLLLNLPLFLLGWKVLGANQIVYTGLGIGSLSFFLWLFERMIDAGWIVTFSTEHDFILASLYAGVTLGLGLGIVFRFGGTTGGVDIVARILGRKFGWSMGQIILAVDVIIIGASLLYIPREKILYTLVAVFISSRVIDFIQEGAYAAKAFTIISDDAPQIAELITAEMERGVTLIPAIGAYSKQAKHMVYCVVSRQEIRRLSLLVKSVDPKAFVIISDVHDVHGEGFRET; this is encoded by the coding sequence ATGAAATCATCAATTAAATTTAGCACCATCAGCAAAACCATTGCCCCCATCATGCTGGGTGCTGCAATCTACGCATTCGGACTTCTGTACTTCATTGTACCCAACCAGCTGATGGAAGGCGGAGTAACCGGGATTACCATCCTGCTCAACTATGCCTTCAGCATACCTATCTTCTTGACCACGCTGCTGCTGAATCTCCCGCTCTTTCTGCTCGGCTGGAAGGTGCTGGGCGCCAATCAAATCGTCTATACAGGCCTAGGTATCGGCTCCTTGTCCTTTTTCCTCTGGCTGTTCGAAAGAATGATTGATGCCGGATGGATTGTAACGTTCAGCACAGAGCATGATTTCATACTTGCTTCATTATATGCCGGGGTAACACTGGGGCTGGGCCTGGGGATTGTCTTCCGCTTCGGCGGCACCACCGGGGGTGTAGATATTGTAGCGCGGATTCTCGGACGCAAGTTCGGCTGGAGCATGGGGCAGATCATTCTGGCAGTCGATGTGATCATTATCGGAGCTTCCCTGCTCTATATCCCCCGTGAAAAAATATTGTACACACTGGTAGCCGTCTTCATCTCGTCACGCGTCATTGATTTCATCCAGGAGGGGGCTTATGCGGCCAAAGCGTTCACCATCATCAGTGATGATGCTCCGCAGATCGCCGAGCTGATTACGGCAGAGATGGAGCGCGGCGTTACACTGATCCCGGCGATTGGAGCCTATTCCAAACAGGCGAAGCATATGGTGTACTGCGTTGTTTCCAGACAGGAGATCCGCCGGCTCAGCCTGCTGGTCAAGTCCGTCGACCCCAAGGCATTCGTCATTATCAGCGACGTTCATGATGTGCACGGCGAAGGCTTCCGGGAGACCTGA